The following is a genomic window from Citrifermentans bemidjiense Bem.
AGGCGCATCTCATGGGGCTCGTATCGGTCATCGCCGAGGACCCGGACCAGGCGGCCCTGGATTACTTCGACAAGCACCTGGCCCCGGTTTCCGCCAGCACGCTGCGTTACGCGGTGCGCGCGGCCCGGCAGGACAAGGCCTCAAGGATCAGGGCCAAGATCTCCTTCGTCGAGAAGCTCTACCTCGAGGAGATGATGAAGACTCACGACTCGGTGGAAGGCCTCACCGCCTTCATCGAAAAGCGGCAGCCTACCTGGCAGGACCGCTAGTCCAACGAACTCGTCTCCCGACCCTGGGAGTAAGGGGGGCTGCCGTTCTATCACCCGCGGCAGTCCCCCAGAGTCCAAACCATAGTTAGAGCCGACAGGGGGGCACATGAGCAGCTTTCTCAACTTCAACGGACGCACCGCGGTGGTCACCGGCGGTGCGCGCGGCCTGGGCCTTGCCATCACCCGCGCGCTTTTAAGCCACGGGGCGCGCGTGCACGTCTTCGACGTGGCGCCGGGCGAGGGGGCGGAGGACTACCAGTTCCACAAGGTGGATATCACCGACCCGGCGAGCGTGGCTGCCGCGGTCGCCGCCATTCCTGAGCCGGTGACCCTCCTGGTGAACAACGCGGGGATCACCCGCGACCGCAGCGTCTTCAAGATGTCCGACGATGAGTGGAGCTCCGTCCTCGGGGTGAACCTCACCGGCGCCTTCAACATGGCGCGGGCTCTCGCCCCCGGGATGAGGGACGCAGGCTACGGTCGCATCGTCAACATCACCTCGATAAACGGCATCCGCGGCAAGTTCGGCCAGGCCAACTACTCCGCCTCCAAGGCCGGGCTCATTGGGCTCACCAAGACGCTCGCCCGCGAGCTGGGCCCCAAAGGGGTAACGGTGAACGCGGTGGCGCCGGGAATGGTCCTGACCGACATGGCGCTGGCGCTTCCCGAGGAGATCCTGGACCGGGCCAGAAACGAGTGCCTGCTCCCGGAATTGGCGAAACCCGAGGACATCGCCAACGCGGTCACCTTCCTCCTCTCCGATGCGGCGGGGAAGATCACCGGCGAGGTGATCCGGGTCGATTCCGGCCAGTACATCTGACGAAAAAGGGGACAGGCTACTTTTTGAAATCAAAAAGTAGCCTGTCCCCCTTAACCCCCAATGCGGCGGGGAAACCCGCCGGAGAGGGATCTTGAGCGATTCGGGGACCAGTAGATCTATAAGTTGGCTTGCCGGCTTTGAAAATTGCCGCCCCTTCGCAAAAGGGGACAGGCTACTTTTCAAAATAAAAAAGTAGCCTGTCCCCCTTTCGGGGGCGCGGCCGAGATATGGAGGTTGCAATGCGAGAAGCGGTTATCGTCGATGCGGTGCGGACGCCGGTGGGGAAATTCGGAGGCGCGCTGAAGGACGTCCGCCCGGACGACCTGGCGGCACTTTGCATCATGGAGCTGGTGCAGCGGAACAAGCTCGACCCCGGGCTCATCGAGGACGTGGTGCTTGGCTGCACCAATCAGGCAGGAGAGGACAACCGCAACGTGGCGCGCATGGCGGCGCTCCTGGCGGGGCTCCCGCACTCGGTGGCGGGGCACACCATCAACCGCCTCTGCGGTTCGGGGTTGAACGCCATCAACAGCGCCGCCCAGGCCATCAAGGTGGGGGAGGGGAAGATCTTCATCGCCGGGGGGACCGAGTCCATGACCCGCGCACCCTTCGTCTTCGCCAAGGCCGATTCCCCCTTCTCGCGCGACATCAAGGTGTTCGATTCCACCATCGGGTGGCGCTTCACCAACCCCCGGATGACCGAACCGTATGCCAAGGAAGGAATGGGGGACACCGCCGAGAACGTGGCGCGCAGCTACGGCATCACCCGCGAGCAGCAGGACGAGTTCGCGCTGGCGACCCAGAGGAAATGGGGCGAGGCCCAGGCCGCGGGGAAGTTCGAGGACGAGCTGGTTCCGGTCGTCATCCCGCAGAAGAAGGGGGACCCGAAGGTCGTGGACCGGGACGAGTTCCCGCGCCCGGACGTGACGCTGGAGCAACTCGCCAAACTTTCCCCCGCCTTCAAGAAGGACGGCAGCGTCACCGCGGGTAATTCCAGCGGCATCAACGACGGCGCCGCCGCCGTGCTCCTCATGGAAGGGGAGCTTGCCCGAGAGCTCGGCTACCGGCCGCTGGCGCGCATTCTCTCCAGCGCCGTCGCCGGCTGCGACCCCTCGTTCATGGGGCTCGGCCCGGTTCCGGCCATAAGGAAGGCTCTGGAAAGGGCGGGGCTGACCATCGGCGATATCGACCTCTTCGAGCTGAACGAGGCCTTCGCGGCGCAGGCCATACCTTGCATGAGCGAGCTGGGGATAGACCCGGCCAAGGTGAACGTGAACGGCGGATCCATTGCCATCGGCCATCCTCTCGGCTCCACCGGCGCCCGCATCACCGCGACGCTCGTGCACGAGATGCGGCGGCGTAACGCCCGCTACGGCGTGATCTCGCTCTGCATAGGCCTTGGGCAGGGGATCGCCACCGTGGTGGAACGGGTCTGAAACGGATGTAAGGGGGAGAAACCATGCCGGCAACCGAAGAGAAACCCCTCAGGATCGATTTCCACGTGCACCTCGCCACGTACGACGGTTTCCTGCACCCGTGGGTGGTGGATTGGATGCGGATTGCCCACCCCGTGGGGTACGAGGAGTACGTGGCCCGCTACAGTGACCCGGGCGCCTTCGAGGCACTGCTTCAAGAGGAAGGGGTCGACTACGCCTGCATCCTCGCCGAGCTCACCCCCGTCACCACCGGCATCTGCAGCAACGACTCGGTGCGCGATTTCTGCCACGGCAGGAGGAGTCTGATCCCCTTTTGCGACATAAACCCCTACCTGCACACCGATCTGGCCGCGGAGTTGCGCCGCAAGGTCGAAAGCGAAGGGTTCCGGGGCATAAAGCTCTACCCAAGCTACCAGCACTACTACCTGAACGATTCGAGGATGTACCCTCTGTACCGGGCAGCTGAGGAACTCGGCATCCCCGTCCTGATCCATACCGGTTCCTCGGTCTTCAAGGGAACCAGGCTGAAATACGCCAATCCCCTGCATCTGGACGATGTGGCCGTCGACTTCCCCTCGTTGAATCTGGTCATGGCCCATTCGGGGCGCGGTTTCTGGTATGACCGCGCCTTCTTCTTATCCAAGCTGCATCCAAACGTCTACATGGAGCTTTCGGGGCTCCCCCCCGCGAAGCTCATGACTTACTTCCCCGAACTGGCTCGCAACACGGGAAAAACCATTTTCGGCAGTGACTGGCCTGGAATGCCGCGCATCCGGCATAACATGGACGCCATAGCAGGGCTGCCGCTGCCGCCGGAAGGTGTTGCGGCGATACTGGGCGGCAACGCGGCCAAACTTTTGAACCTGGGGTGACGCCGCCTCGCGGCAAAGGAGGAGATCGTGTCACTCATCGACGCTCACGGCAGGCGCATCAACTACCTTCGGCTCTCCGTGACCGACCGTTGCAACCTCCGCTGCAGTTACTGCATGCCGGCCCAGGGTGTAAAGCTCCTGCCCCAGGACCGGGTGCTCTCCTACGAGGAGCTCTTGCGGGTCGCGAAGCAAGCGGTCGCCGTCGGGATAGAGAAGATCCGGGTGACCGGCGGCGAGCCCCTGGTGAGAAAGGGGATTGTCCCCTTCCTTAAACGGTTGGCGCTGATACCGGGGCTCGAAGAGCTGGTGCTGACCACCAACGGAACACTCCTGCAGGGAATGGCCCGGGAGCTTAAAGATGCCGGCGTTCAGCGCCTGAATATCAGCCTCGACTCCCTGAGCCCTGTGACCTTCGCCAAGATCACCCGCGGCGGCGATCTCAAGGCGGCGCTCGCGGGGCTTGAGGCGGCCGAGCG
Proteins encoded in this region:
- a CDS encoding thiolase family protein, with the translated sequence MREAVIVDAVRTPVGKFGGALKDVRPDDLAALCIMELVQRNKLDPGLIEDVVLGCTNQAGEDNRNVARMAALLAGLPHSVAGHTINRLCGSGLNAINSAAQAIKVGEGKIFIAGGTESMTRAPFVFAKADSPFSRDIKVFDSTIGWRFTNPRMTEPYAKEGMGDTAENVARSYGITREQQDEFALATQRKWGEAQAAGKFEDELVPVVIPQKKGDPKVVDRDEFPRPDVTLEQLAKLSPAFKKDGSVTAGNSSGINDGAAAVLLMEGELARELGYRPLARILSSAVAGCDPSFMGLGPVPAIRKALERAGLTIGDIDLFELNEAFAAQAIPCMSELGIDPAKVNVNGGSIAIGHPLGSTGARITATLVHEMRRRNARYGVISLCIGLGQGIATVVERV
- the fabG gene encoding 3-oxoacyl-ACP reductase FabG; protein product: MSSFLNFNGRTAVVTGGARGLGLAITRALLSHGARVHVFDVAPGEGAEDYQFHKVDITDPASVAAAVAAIPEPVTLLVNNAGITRDRSVFKMSDDEWSSVLGVNLTGAFNMARALAPGMRDAGYGRIVNITSINGIRGKFGQANYSASKAGLIGLTKTLARELGPKGVTVNAVAPGMVLTDMALALPEEILDRARNECLLPELAKPEDIANAVTFLLSDAAGKITGEVIRVDSGQYI
- a CDS encoding amidohydrolase family protein; protein product: MPATEEKPLRIDFHVHLATYDGFLHPWVVDWMRIAHPVGYEEYVARYSDPGAFEALLQEEGVDYACILAELTPVTTGICSNDSVRDFCHGRRSLIPFCDINPYLHTDLAAELRRKVESEGFRGIKLYPSYQHYYLNDSRMYPLYRAAEELGIPVLIHTGSSVFKGTRLKYANPLHLDDVAVDFPSLNLVMAHSGRGFWYDRAFFLSKLHPNVYMELSGLPPAKLMTYFPELARNTGKTIFGSDWPGMPRIRHNMDAIAGLPLPPEGVAAILGGNAAKLLNLG